In the genome of Trypanosoma brucei gambiense DAL972 chromosome 11, complete sequence, the window GGCCTGAATAGTTCTTACGCCACGACCTTCCCTTTCATATCGCTCATATAAATCAGTAAACTCTTGGCCATAACAGTCACTCAAAAAGGGGGCCGTGTTGGGGTCCATAAGCGTCCAAGTCCCATGACTCTCCACTCGTTCCATAAACAGGTCAGGAATCCACAGACCGTAAAACAAGTCCCGCGCACGCTGATCCTCCTTGCCCGTATTTTTCTTCAGAAGGAGGAAACCAAAGATATCCGCGTGCCAGGGCTCCAAATAAATAGCAAAGGCGCCCTTGCGCTTGCCACCGCCCTGGTCAACATAGCGAGCAGTGTTATTCCACACACGAAGCATGGGGACCAGACCATTCGACGTACCATTTGTCCCGGCGATGTAGCTCCCCGCTGCGCGAATGTTGTGCATGTGGATCCCGATCCCACCAGCTGATTTGCTGATGATCGCACACTGTTTGAGTGTGTCGTAGATGCCATCAATACTGTCTTCACGCATAGCTACAAGAAAGCATGAACTCATTTGTGGGAATGGGGTCCCCGCATTGAATAACGTTGGAGTAGCGTGGGTAAAAAACCCTTGCGACATGTAGTCATATGTCTCCTTCACACGTTCCAAGTCCTCTCCATGGATACCGAGGGCAACACGCAGGAACATCTGTTGTGGACGCTCCACCACTTCCATAACTCCCCGCCCCTTATCGACACGAAGGAGGTAAGAACGCTCAAGTGTCTTGTACCCGAAATACTCAAAATCAAAATCCCGCTCGTAATTAATGATTTGCTGCAACGCCGCAGAGTGCTTATTTGCGATATCCCACAATTCTTCTGATATAAGGGGAGCATGCCGCTTCGTTGCCTGCGAAACATGTTCATGTAGCACCCTAAAAGAATCCAGTACACTTTCTGTCGTCGTCTTGTGCAAAGCTGTTACAGCCAACCGGCCAGCCAGCAGACCGTAATCGGGATGCTTTGTTACGCAATAAGCAGCAGTTTCAGCCAGCAGTTCATCCAACATTGAGGTGCTCATACCTTCCCgcaccccctcccccactACACGAACAAggtcatcaacatcaacataaTAAGAATCAATCCCGGACATAAGGTTGACGATGCGGCTGCGCACGACTTTTTCATCATACGGTTCCACAGACCCATCACGTTTGGTCACAAGCTTCACCGTTTCCAACATTATTTTAGGTACTGCAAAcgaaaaatttttttaaaaaccgCTCTGCTTCCTATCTCTCTGTTGAAAACCAACGTGTTTAACTGCAAAATAATATTTATAATGataattatcattattattgaggcgtgagggaaagagaggaggggaagaaagaagaaaggttCAAACAGTACATCTCAAGCACATGAGGAGCAACCTCATGTCAGTCATTGCATTGGTCACAGActtgtttctccttcccccctttttaacacacaaacataaaaaCTCGAACACGCACCCCTCCTTCACATGTTTATCGCAACCACCTAACACCTTGTGTTTAACTGGAAACAGGAAAAGATAgataaaagggggaaaatgaagtcacaaacaacaaagacgTTAAAACACGGGTAAATGTACACAACTCGGCCGTCTCGCTACCGTGTGGAAGTCGAGAAACGCGTACAATCGCCATCACGCCAGGAGGGAACGAAATCTGCTTCATAGATGCGCACGTACGTGCAGTTGTAAATAAGGGAGGTGTTGCAAatagcagcagaaaaaggagaaaagggaggtaAGTAACCTCGGTGCATTGCTAAACATGGTGGGAGACACATAAAATAAGACAAGCTAATCCCTTTTCGCCTGCCTCAAAGTCTggttcctcattttttttcctttccttcactctCCCGCCTCGCGATGTGCGAGGGACTGAATAGAAAAGAACCACTGGTATGCAttaaattttgttttgttttttttttaaggaaaggaagaggggacGTCAAGTTCTTTTCAAGGAATCCCCACTGCCAGTTAACCGTTTCACTCCGTCCtactcctccccctccctcgcCTCTTTCCTTCGGCGCTCCTTTCGGCCATTAGCCCACACATGTGTACGCTCACACACCCCATATGGCACTtaacaaatgaagaaactaAGAGAAAGCGTACCCCTCACCACACAGACAAAAATAcactccctttcccctttcctcccttcttccctaaaaagaaaaagtgagaaaCATGGGACACTACCCGAGCCGCCTAATAAGGCACCAATTCAGCACAAACACCTGCACAGGCCTTCTTCCCACGCACCGTAACATATAGATACCCTCCGGTAAAATCACTCGCACCTTCTcaacttccccttccctaaCAGAAGCAATACTGAGCCACTTATTAGAAGGACTCCTCAACCCAAACAAGTCGGCCGCCATTATCTGCAGCGAAACCCTTCCATCACTTCCATCGTGTGATGAGGAACTGGAGGTGGTGGGTGACCGTGATGCAACACTTGTCAGTTGCATGCGTTTCTCCACTTCTAGCGTAAATATATTGCCCTGCCGAATTTCGAACGCATCACCCTTTTTCACAATTGACATAGTCTCCGTAAACCAATATTCACTATTCAAGCAGCGGGGAGGTGGTTTGACGAGGCGTACCGTATTTCTGTTTTGCATAAAGCTAATGCGCTTTCGTGGCGGTGATGAGACACCAGTGTTTCCCTGTGAAGACTTCTTAGCGCTAGACCTCTGCATAGATACCaccattttcttctcttttttccccctccttctttgctttgccttgcgtgtatgtatgtatatatatgtgtgtgtgtgtgtgttattaTGTGCTGAACCGCGCTACCGTCGTTGCGATATTCCCGTGTGCCTGTGTGAATGGCCACTGCCCTCCCCTATAATTGCTGACTATATagaccttttcccctttttttacccACCTCACTTTGTTACCTTTCGGTTGATAGGACCCCGCTCCCGTTGCCACTCGTTAAATGgttattatatttttcttggAATTGGCCCCTGGTGTATCCCCTTTGGCTTCCTCCCGCTCGACTGCCCTCGGTTACAAACAGTTTGGTTGATAACCGACATTCCACAAGTACGGCCACAAACccagacaagaaaaaaaacaatttaaaaagcagaggaaatgaaggaaaagtaaaggcAAACACGCCCGCAAAGTGGCCTCTAAAAGCGCATGCACATGTGCAAATACAGAGATAGAGGAAGTGTAGacaaaacgaagaaataCGATGCACAACGCCGGTCCTTCCCTCCTCGCTGCATCCAAAAAATtaactgcttccacttctGTGCCATGCCCACCTGAGAAGGGTTTCCAACAAGCGAGTGGGAGCTCAATACAAGAGGATATGCCTCTTCCACCCCAATAGCACTACACAGTACAAAAATCAGTAGCACTGCTTTACACACGCAACGTACATGacgaaacaacaactgtTACACAAGCCTGAACCCTCTGGCATAAATAGAAAAATATGGACCTTCCACTTGTGTGCGCGATCAAATCCGcgcctgtttttttttgtttcagacGGCAGCAGCCAGTGGGCTCAACGGCATAGAAAATTCTCACCTAGTAGTCGACCCACCGTCATCAAATCTGTTGGAGGAAGTTAAACATTGCCAGAAATAGAATTCACCTGCGCCAACTTTCTCCCTCGACCCCACTGCACCCTCTACTGTTTGTTCAGTTGGAGGCACGCCACTTGTTAGAACTTGGACTTCTGCGGAACACATTGagtcaacaccaacaacttcCAGCGAATGCCTCCTCATgtatgttttcccttttgttttaaacTGCGTGGACGTTGcctgatttgtttgtttgcttgcttgcttttcccttccatattgtttaatattattttcatcCCATTGACTAAGATAGTTGCTGCAGTGCTGCCACACCACCACGTGAGCGCAacgccttttccttttgagtCCTTCAAAGGAACGAATGAAACACCACGGCACTCGAGGTGGTTTTGGTGACGCATGGAAAATGTCCCACCAACTTCTGTCTCACAAACTGAAGGCAGACAATGTTAACCAAATAGTGGAAGGACAATGCAACCAGATCCGTGCAAAAAgatcaaaaaaacaaggaactGGGCCAAACGTGGGCATACGCACTCCATTAAAGTGAAAATCACAAAGAAAGTAAAACGCATGCAGGGCACGGTAagaacttaaaaaaaaacagcagaaagTCACGGGGCACGACAGTTGCACAAATAACTGCTATAAACGACGAGTAACATCTACGTGCCGCCAAAACAAATACTCAAAAACTAAAACAGGTTATTGGCAGCCCCAAGCGAGGGACTCCTTAACCGAATTATCCCCTCCCATTCGATAAAGAACAAACGGAAGAAGGGAGACATGCaggtatttattttttctatgtGCGGTCTATGGTGCGGACAGAACGGATAAGGAGTAACACAAACCTGCAGATTATTCCTGCGGGGTTACACCAGGGAGTGCTCTATTTGAAGGGGTACACCGGTGCCGGGGTCACGTATTAAAGTATAATCTCTCTTGAACTCCTCGGAATCAAAAAAGGCATTTAGAGCCTCCTTTGATACATTCATTGTGCAATGCTCCAGCTGCATTACGTCAATACGCACGCGTGTCGGCTCCACGCCACCTGACATTTGCCGCTCGAACGCCCGAATAGCATGGACAGCAACCTTTATGTGATGCTGAATGAGAGGCAGAGGCTCCGTATCGGAATCGAAGTATTTACGAAACCTGTTCTCCATCGCACTCCGCAGACTGTACTTTTGAGTCTGAATAAAGCAGCGTAAAAATAGTGATATTGCGGCATTAACATCTTCGTCGCGAACGAAGTCACGAAGGTGCAACCGCGCATGAGCTTCGGAAAGGCGTATCACTGACTCCATATGCCTAACAGTGATCGCCACACCACCATGTTTCGACTCCTGTCGGAGTTCCGTGTAGAGCCGCGCAATTGTGTTTGCATCGATATTGGAAACACGGGGGTGACAGTGTGCCTTGGCATAAAGAATATACTTTCTCAGCAATTGCTGCGGCAGCGGTTTATCACTTGACggatcttcatcttcattcaGTGGCTCGTTGGCGAGAGAGTTACGTAGTTGCTGCAACTGCGCCTCTACCACCCGGCGTTCCTCTTCTGTGGATGCGTTCTCCAGCGCGTACCGTAAACTGGACAGTCGTTCCTGCAGTTCTCGCTCACTGTGCCGGCTCTCCTGTTGCGTTCGGGGATGGTTTCGAATGTGTGAATGACATATAAAAGTTGCTAACTTTTCGTCCAACTCCACGTTAACCTCGTCACGCACAACAAAGAGGAGATCGAAACGCGAAAGAATTGGTGTTGTAAGATTGACGTTAGAGTCAACAAATGGGAGAGGGGTCCGTACCGCCCCCCTATAGGAATGGGCCGCAGCGACTATGCTACACCGTGCTGAAAGCGTAGTGACAATACCACCACGAGCAACGGATATGGTTTTGCTGCTCCATCGCTTCATGAAATGAAATACCGTCTTGATCAGACATTTTGTCAAATTCGTCAATAAGGCAGCTGCCCCGGTCTGCAATAACAAGCGCGCCACCCTCCAACACAAAATCCCCCGTAACCCCATCCCTATGCACGGAAGCCGTAAGCCCAACGGCTGTGGAGCCTCGACCCGTTGTGAAGACTGCGCGATTTGCCGTCTTCTCCACAAATTTGAGGAACTGAGATTTGGCACAGCCGGGATCACCAACAAGCAACACGTTAATGTCCCCTCGAATACGATGTGATTGATCGCCACCCACGTCTTTTGGCACACCACCGAGCATCCCCAAGAGAAGACCAAGTTTGATGTCTTCACGTCCGTGGATGCTCGGAGCAATTGAGCGTAACAACTTCCGCTTGATACGCGGGTGCTTAGCCAGGTCCATTATTCGGACCCGCTCATCGTCAGGCAAGCGAAAACTATCGACCTCAGCGGTGCGACGCACCACGTTATTCGCGTGTAGCAAAGTTGTGAATACGGGAAAGCCCTGACGACTGTTTAGAAGCGGGTCGAAATTGTTGCGGTAGATTCCTGTGACGTCCACCTCCTCTCCAGGGTTCGCGCGGTCAATCAAGTCGTTCGTAAGAATGACCTCCAGGCTCCGTGGAAGCCGACCAGGAGGTACCTTCCCGGGTGATTCCTGCAGTACAATCGTCTGATGGTTGCGATACTCTGTGAGGGTCATGTTTACACGAAAGGGGCCCTTACTGTGGCAACTAGGACACAAACTGACGCGTTGCTCCTTATCTCCCCGCTGGTATATGGGACCAATAATGTAGCTGCAACGCACACAGTCGTACCTAACCGCCTGCATCTGGGGGTAAACGGGGGAACGCCGGATGACCACTCCCTCAACGCGCACAAGGACATTCATGTGTATCTGACGAAAGTCACGAATTGGGTCACACAACGGTAGGTCACATATTCGGACCAGAATGTGTTTATGGACTTTTCTGTAATGTGGAAACAGTTTAAAAGCAAAGTAGTTTGCTGCATCCTCCAGCAGTTCAATCATCACGTCGGGAACATCGACAAGCCACAGCGCCAACACAGAATCGTAGACGCGACTCAAATGGCTGTAGCTTAGCTGGAAGCTCTGCTCATTCTCACGAGCCATCAGATGCACCTTCTGTTCATAGACACAGACGCCATTTTCCACATAGTTTAGGTAAAAGTTGTAGATACGGTTCTTCACAACGTGTCGAGGAAGTTCCTGAGAGAGCCACTCCACCAGGTCACACTGAGGTTGCCGCCAGTCAAAATCCATGGGGCCCAGCTCCCCGCGAACGTACACACCATCGTCATTGCCAGCGGTAGTGGTaacatcctcatcctcctcatcGCCACCGGCACCTCTCCCTCCCACGCTTCCCTCCGCTGTAAAACCACTTCCGTCGCTACCAGTGCTAGGAATAGAATCCTTATCTACATCACTGAAGACACCCTCCTCCAATTGTCTTCGCTCCTCACGCAACCGCTGttccatttcatttcttctgtCGAGCAACGCATCAACAGCCAACCGGCCGGAGTCTGATATGACAGAAATATCGCTATTGTCGTCAATCCAGTCGTCGTCCTCTACATCATCTTCAAGGACTTCGCTCTCCTCATCAGGATGAAGATAATCGCGCTCGTAGTTGTCACCGAAGAGGTCCTCGCCTAGTTCTTCCTCGTCTCGTTCACtatcatcatcttcttcgCGCCCCCCGACGTCGTCAGCGCCTTGATGACGTGACGTGTCACCCTCCCGCCTGCGCTTGCGGTGAGGAGGCATAGAAACGCTTACGCAAAGAGCAGAGCCCGTGGAGCCGCTATAACTTCAGCTAGCTTTTGAAATGCTttacgaaaagaaagatgtaaagaaaaaatgaggaaggaATGGTAACCACATCCATTCCTTAACAGTCCTTCTGGGCACCGTGCCTCATACCAGTAATatcacttttcctttttcttgagTGGGAGGGGTGTCCTTCACTGATGTCAAAATCCGTCAAAAGTCACAGCGTATTGGTCACACGTCCACTAAAGTGAAACTTCTCGTGCTCAATAGATCCATACATCTCCTTACAGATGCCGACCCGGAGGCACCGAGCACAAGGGCTTGAAGTTGTTTAAAGAAGCATAAAAACACAGGACAAAaatgagaaataaaaaaaatatctgTGAAAACCATTGCAAAAATaacactcaaaaaaaaaaaagtggtgcTACCACATATTTCCTCTCCATGTGAAAGGAGGTGAGCAAGCCCCGTTAAACATGGGCATTGGTGAAAGAAAATAGCATCCACAAAGCACACAAAagtcaacagcaacagccacAATAGCACAATAAATGCTCTGTGGTCTCGCCCAGTGCCTGTGTCTTTGATAATATTATTCAAAAGTATTGGCGGATTGTTTCGGCCCTGCGGCAGGCCTCCACCATCTAAACACCAATGTCACAGGCAGTAACCCTGTCACTGCGCAGCGTTGTGAAGAACCAATCGGCATTTTCAACCTCCTCAATATTTACAAACAGCCCTCCGCCGAAAACGACGCCCTTTTCATCCTCGAAGGGGCACCCTCTTAAGTAACCCTTGCATCGTCTACGTGACCTCACTGTGGCCCCGTGCTGAGCCACCAGCTCTTGCGGAACCCACAGAGCGGAAGTATAACGACGCTCCCAAGCACGCAGTGTGAGGAGACTTTTCAGGGTACCGCTGTATGGTTTATTCAAAATATCATGAGGTATGTAACTTGGCCACCATTTCAAGGTTTCAGCAGGAACCTTCACATCCGACATGTTGTATATGACAAACGGGCGGCCGGAGGCACTGTACATGTGTTCCACGCGGAAAGCGTCCGGTGACAGCGTCCATCGGTCGCTTAAATAGTCTAGAAATGTTGCTGGTATCCACATCCGTGAAAGGGTCTTTTTCGCGCACTGGGCTCGTACACACTCCCAAGCGCACGAAATTCCAAAAACAGGAGCCTGGTTAAGAAACATTGTTGGGGTCTTCATTATCATCTCTTCGAGGTGCAGTGGGTCTTCAAACTGCTCTACGTTGAAAAAGCAACTGCTGCTCTGCATACCACAATGAGTGTCATGAATTCCTGGTGTGGCGAACGTTATGCCCTGTTCCCGTGGCTTCAAGCGGACGACACCACCAACTTCATCCGTGTGGAGTACAAAGTAGGGATTGGCGTACCCCCTTAGAAGCGCGAAGCGCTGAAGGGCCTTCTGAAACTCGCGATTGGTGCAGTGGACGGTAGCCATGCGGGACAGACTGAACAGCacgggaagggaaagttttGCTA includes:
- a CDS encoding minichromosome maintenance (MCM) complex subunit,putative; its protein translation is MPPHRKRRREGDTSRHQGADDVGGREEDDDSERDEEELGEDLFGDNYERDYLHPDEESEVLEDDVEDDDWIDDNSDISVISDSGRLAVDALLDRRNEMEQRLREERRQLEEGVFSDVDKDSIPSTGSDGSGFTAEGSVGGRGAGGDEEDEDVTTTAGNDDGVYVRGELGPMDFDWRQPQCDLVEWLSQELPRHVVKNRIYNFYLNYVENGVCVYEQKVHLMARENEQSFQLSYSHLSRVYDSVLALWLVDVPDVMIELLEDAANYFAFKLFPHYRKVHKHILVRICDLPLCDPIRDFRQIHMNVLVRVEGVVIRRSPVYPQMQAVRYDCVRCSYIIGPIYQRGDKEQRVSLCPSCHSKGPFRVNMTLTEYRNHQTIVLQESPGKVPPGRLPRSLEVILTNDLIDRANPGEEVDVTGIYRNNFDPLLNSRQGFPVFTTLLHANNVVRRTAEVDSFRLPDDERVRIMDLAKHPRIKRKLLRSIAPSIHGREDIKLGLLLGMLGGVPKDVGGDQSHRIRGDINVLLVGDPGCAKSQFLKFVEKTANRAVFTTGRGSTAVGLTASVHRDGVTGDFVLEGGALVIADRGSCLIDEFDKMSDQDGISFHEAMEQQNHIRCSWWYCHYAFSTCSIVAAAHSYRGAVRTPLPFVDSNVNLTTPILSRFDLLFVVRDEVNVELDEKLATFICHSHIRNHPRTQQESRHSERELQERLSSLRYALENASTEEERRVVEAQLQQLRNSLANEPLNEDEDPSSDKPLPQQLLRKYILYAKAHCHPRVSNIDANTIARLYTELRQESKHGGVAITVRHMESVIRLSEAHARLHLRDFVRDEDVNAAISLFLRCFIQTQKYSLRSAMENRFRKYFDSDTEPLPLIQHHIKVAVHAIRAFERQMSGGVEPTRVRIDVMQLEHCTMNVSKEALNAFFDSEEFKRDYTLIRDPGTGVPLQIEHSLV